DNA from Pochonia chlamydosporia 170 chromosome Unknown PCv3seq00009, whole genome shotgun sequence:
ACAAAGACAAACGTCTACGACTTTTCGCAACGGATAATAAGCTTTGCTGCCGTATTCACCGAGTTTTAGAGACCATAAGGATCTTGCCGGAGAGCATCATCCGTGGGAGCAACAAAAAAGCACAATGATAACCCGAACAGGTCAAGCTCTCGTGGACATGGATTCGAAATCGTTGCCATGACCTTATCATGCGATTGACATTAGCCACAACGATACAGCATCCTGTCCAAGCGCTtgcatatatatatatatatataaccGACCCAAGCAACCTTGCTGCAACCTTGTCAGAGATTTCGACAaaatctggtctggttgactttttGATTGGCTTCCGCTGCAGAACGACCATTGGGAAAGCGGTTGGAGAGCACCGAACCAACGTGCTGCGTTGAGTCTAGTATGGCTTCATTAACACCATTCGCCGTGCAAGAGCTAAACAATGCCCTTCAGCTAAGGGACCACCAGTTGAGAGACTTtaactgaccagaccagccaggctgcatgGGCGGCTCAACATATCAACGTAGCTGTGCaccaagtcatcaaatgtcaagtcaagtcaagtcaaatccCTGTGCAATCGAGAGCAGTGCTCGCTGTTCTCAAAGCGCCAATGAACCAACTCAGCATAATAATACATGTAGCCAGAACATCCTATTGGCTGCCTCGCCTTGCCCACTGACATCAAATTACTAATCGAATTTGGTGTTCTTTCCAGCACGGTGAATAAGTCAAGGTGCAAAAGGATTTgatgcatgtctggtgttcttTGTGCGACGCCATCCTTCCCTCAAACTCCATACGACGCGCTCTCTCCAAGTAGTATCACAGAATGATGCAACATCAAGCATCAGTGTCCGCTGGTGACATTTTTGACTCAATCTCGCCTACTTCTCCAAATTCTGAGGAAGCAGCCACGGAAGATGGCAAACCAGATGACTGCGGAAGTTTCGTGTGCTCCGATGACGAAATTGATATTGAGGAAGTCTGCGAGCCTGTCGAAAGATACGCAGATGGGCTTTACTATCCCATATGTATTGGGGACATTCTAACGGGCTCGTATCGCGTGGTGCACAAGCTAGGCTGAGGAGGGTTTTCCACCGTCTGGATGGCGTATGATCTTAAGCGCCATAAACTGGTTGCGTTGAAGATCGGCATCCCTGGCAAAATGGGGGAACGGGAGCTTCATGCGCAAAAAGAAATCCTTCGTACGGTTCAGGATGTATCCCGCCATCTTACTTTTCTAGATACCTTTTCCCTCGTGGATGTGAATGGCACACACTTGGTCATGGTGTTCCCTGTTCGTGGTCCAAGCCTACACGGTTTCTTGAGAGGACTGAAGGTAAAGACTAGGATGAAGGCTTCAAAGCAACTACTCTCCGCTCTGGAATCCTTACATGACGCTGGTATTGTGCACTGTGGTGAGTAGCATTCACCTCAGCATACGTCACACCCTTCACTTTCTTCACAATGACGCCAAGGCTAACGAGACCTACACTTAGATCTGAACAGCGGGAGTATGCTCTGGGATATAGGTGATATCGACAACTATACTCCGAAAATGGCCTACCGAATATTAGGCCGCCCTCGAAAAGCGCCATTATGGGCCCAGACTTGGAAAACTGGCGAGTTGGTTGAGCCCATTCACGTAGATCAAAAATTGCCGCGAGGGAATATATTCCTCGCCGATTTCGGGTTGGCAGTCAACACTGGTTCACCACATACAGTCAGCACGACCTGCAAATGGTAGTCCCCTGCCGTCTACTGTGCCCCTGAGCGATTCCACGGCATCGGCCCCAGCTTTGCCAGCGATATGTGGAGTTACATGTGTCTCTTCGCAGAGCTGTACCTTGGTGTTGTTCCCTTTCAGGGCAGAGCAAATGCGACTGCTGTCTCTAGTCTAGTCCGGAGCCTTGGTTATCTCCCTTcgcaatggcatggcagcTATGATGCAGGTGATACGCCAGAGGAGTTCTGGTACGACCAGGCGCAAAGACCGTACACTCTGGTTACTCTGGAAGAAGTTAGCAAACGGGCCCGGCCGGAGATTGACGGAACGGAGCGGAAGTTGGTGCTGTCTGTCTTCTCCAGGGTTTTTGCTTACTTGCCCGAACACCGTTTGGCGGCAGCAGAATTGTTACAGGATAAAGATTTCAATGCCATTATGGCGTTGTATGGCTGCTGAACTTTAACGGCCACTTATTGCCTGTTCTCTCTGTGTATTGTTTGAGAACATGCCTGGTATTCGGAAGAATATGAGGTACAAGATATTACAAAAGGGGACTTTACTGTCAATCAGCTGGCAACCGGGAATGAAAGCTGGGGCAAAAGCATTGCGGACTGTGCTGGCCGGTTAACCCTCCTGGTTGGCAGGTGCTTCAAAGTTGTCCCAGATGCGGCACACAGTCCAAAGCCAACTAGTCATCTACCCATGATCGAATGGTGAGCTGTATCCCTATCTCGTGTCCAGCTGATCTGGTACGCGATGAGGCCGGGACGAGTAATGATATTTCACTCCCGTGTCTCCTTATATGGAGTGGTGTGAGAATCACACTTTGTAAAGACGTTGCACTTTCTTGGAAACGCCCAGAATTAGCTACAAATTGCCATGGTATCCGGAAGTTCTACTCCGGCTACGACATTTGCGGTAGGCGTAACTCGAACGGTATCACAGGGCAGTCTAAAGTGGTCCTTGCCAAGTTAAACTTTATGTCTCGCCAGGGGCCCCGAGGCTTTTCAATCGTGCACGGACAAATGAAGCATGTTATTGAGGCTGCGTTATACTTTTGTAACATAGCTGCGGCTTGTGGCAGATGCTGATTATGATTCATGATTACCAGCCATAACCTCACTTGAGGACTTTACCTTCCCCCGAGTTCACGGTGGAAGCACACAATATCCTCGCACCACATGAGCTCACAACCATCTTTTCAACTCAGCTTCGACCTAAAGCGGGAGACATTTCTTCAGCAACATGGACCGCAGTTCGTAACCCGCTGActcccaaactccaacctTACACGGCAAACGCCTTGATTCTGAGACACGCCACAACACCTGATCCCTTCTTCCACGTCCCCCGTAACGATTACGACAAACCTTTTTTGAACTGCACAAAGCCACCACACGGCCCAGCGGGCACGCTAGTGACCCGAGAGAACGGGCTGGCGATTTGCTTGGTCCCGTCCTCAGCGCGTGGCGTATCTCCCATGTCTTGAGAATAACGAAACTAGACAGAAAGGTGTCGAACTCTCTTCGATGGGAGCTTAGCAGCCCTGTTTGATCCTTGCGCACTGTCAAATGACTGTTTCAGTAGGGACCTGTTGCGCAGCGAGAGGGTTATGCTGAGGCGCCAGCCATCCACCTTAAAGTACATGTATAACGGTAGGTGGCTGTCGCAAAGCAGAAGAGGAGATGGTAGACTCATGCCATGTGAAACCACATAATTGACTTTCATTATTATTCCTCCTTCGGCCGAGTGTTCCAACGCTCAGGGTCCCCCCGTCGTGTTAAGAGGCACAATATTCAACCCTCATGGCAATGATCTACAACTCCCATGACGAGCGCAGGACCCTTGTCTTAGACAAGATTAACCCAAAGCACCGTGGTCGACTGGGATCTACAGCATACCACGATAATTATGACTGTTTTACGCCGCTGGGATTCTGGGGTAGCATGATCTGCCTTGACGACTCAGAGACACGCCTGCTTGAAAGTATCATCGATCGCGATGACCGTTGAAAATTAAAATTGGTCCCTGATCGAACTGGGAATAGAGTTGGGTGCCAGCTAATGACGGATGTCGAATGACATCTTGTAACGCTATTGATACGGCCAATGTGTGATGCCCCTCAGCCTCATTGATGCCACGCTGATGAACCATCCTCATTTGTCAGACCAGCCAATCTTCTGCCTGGAATACAAACTGTGGCCTTGCTCGAATACACACTCTGATCATTTTTGTGCAGTGAAAGCCAAGGTGGGCACGGCAGATTCCCCAACTTCAGCAAGGAACCAGGGACGGCAAATAACCCGTTGATCATGAGCGCCACACTGGACTGACGGGCCGGGGGCTGTATTAGGGCGGTGGAAAGGCTGCCCAGGTATGCGTGGTAACTGGCTGCTGTATCGTTAGCTCAGTCGAAACAGACGTGGCGTACTCGTTAGCCCTGGGCTGCATGAGCTGGAAGTCACGAAGTAACCTTCCGTCAGGAGCTTGTTCCGTCGTCTTTTCGAGCGTGAACGGTCTCAGGGATGGAGTTCGGGACTTCAGGACGATCGGGACAGATATATATGGAGTGGTGGATACGGGGCGGTTGTTTCGTAGTTTCTTTACTAGCGAGCTTT
Protein-coding regions in this window:
- a CDS encoding kinase domain-containing protein (similar to Metarhizium acridum CQMa 102 XP_007815445.1), whose product is MAYDLKRHKLVALKIGIPGKMGERELHAQKEILRTVQDVSRHLTFLDTFSLVDVNGTHLVMVFPVRGPSLHGFLRGLKVKTRMKASKQLLSALESLHDAGIVHCDLNSGSMLWDIGDIDNYTPKMAYRILGRPRKAPLWAQTWKTGELVEPIHSPAVYCAPERFHGIGPSFASDMWSYMCLFAELYLGVVPFQGRANATAVSSLVRSLGYLPSQWHGSYDAGDTPEEFWYDQAQRPYTLVTLEEVSKRARPEIDGTERKLVLSVFSRVFAYLPEHRLAAAELLQDKDFNAIMALYGC